A genomic segment from Myxocyprinus asiaticus isolate MX2 ecotype Aquarium Trade chromosome 36, UBuf_Myxa_2, whole genome shotgun sequence encodes:
- the plekhs1.1 gene encoding pleckstrin homology domain-containing family S member 1, whose translation MNNKGKSAEVEEVCAGFLYKSPPPGLTRIMKSWKHRFFVLAKTSDGTHELRYYKTIDRDRPIKSIEVSTITLLYTRPEVHPAFEWICKSFKCSPASVLFMKVDDPADKSQREYIFIGENSEEIDRWFNALFGALKHTKTVTESQLTKQNFSDTEQVTHKHPVHKSKDDYRPPLPPRRVSAPSDISTPSALEGKQDMLMDESAGESGGDFKMSSGESEVGTSEDSLLDCVTQAFKILQTPEVQKTDGLRMNKEHARKSSLHFNGKCASAKLNGTAPDKSDTHTAVEKEICVRHDDLNSLIFTEESGKPCVSECRQIEVLCPLHKGDQILAVNDLLTDSVEEIHTYLRRLNKDQVKLTIRRFPGSIPLCSESCPSN comes from the exons ATGAACAACAAAGGAAAATCAG CTGAGGTGGAGGAAGTATGCGCAGGATTCCTGTACAAGTCCCCTCCTCCTGGCCTCACAAGAATTATG AAATCATGGAAGCACCGCTTCTTTGTGCTTGCAAAGACAAGTGACGGCACCCATGAGTTAAGATACTACAAGACTATTGACAGAGACAGACCAATAAAATCCATAGAGGTTTCCAC CATCACATTACTGTACACTCGGCCTGAAGTCCATCCAGCTTTTGAATGGATCTGTAAAAGCTTCAAGTGTTCTCCAGCCTCTGTGCTGTTCATGAAGGTAGACGATCCAGCAGACAAGAGCCAGAGAGAATATATCTTCATTGGAGAAAACAG TGAGGAGATTGATAGATGGTTCAATGCTTTATTTGGGGCACTGAAG CATACCAAAACTGTGACAGAATCCCAATTGACTAAGCAAAATTTCAGTGACACTGAACAGGTAACTCATAAACATCCTGtccataaa AGTAAAGATGATTATAGGCCCCCACTGCCACCAAGGAGGGTGTCAGCACCCTCAGATATTAGCACTCCATCTGCATTAGAG GGAAAGCAGGACATGCTGATGGATGAGAGTGCAGGGGAAAGCGGTGGGGACTTCAAGATGTCATCAGG GGAGAGTGAGGTCGGAACTTCTGAAGACAGTCTGTTGGATTGCGTCACACAAGCTTTTAAAATTCTACAGACACCAGAGGTGCAAAAAACAGATGGACTAAG aatGAATAAAGAACATGCAAGGAAATCATCCCTCCACTTCAATGGAAAATGTGCCTCCGCCAAGTTGAATGGGACAGCTCCAGACAAGAG TGACACGCACAccgctgttgagaaagagatctgTGTACGTCATGACGATCTGAACAGCTTGATCTTTACAGAGGAATCAGGCAAACCATG TGTGTCTGAGTGTAGGCAGATTGAGGTCTTGTGTCCATTACATAAGGGTGATCAGATCTTGGCTGTCAATGACCTGTTAACAGACTCCGTGGAGGAGATACACACATACCTAAGAAGGCTTAACAAGGATCAG GTAAAACTGACCATTCGACGGTTCCCGGGTTCTATTCCTTTGTGCTCTGAATCCTGTCCATCAAACTGA